One Triticum dicoccoides isolate Atlit2015 ecotype Zavitan chromosome 4B, WEW_v2.0, whole genome shotgun sequence genomic window carries:
- the LOC119292407 gene encoding histidine-containing phosphotransfer protein 2-like translates to MSAAQIRAEINALIASKFAEGTVDQYFLQLYVMWRYQKIRKGMVVEVIERYLHDADKILTAITVLLNQPLLDYDKVEGIADQLEGCSSSR, encoded by the exons ATGTCGGCCGCCCAGATCAGGGCCGAGATCAACGCCCTTATCGCCTCCAAGTTCGCCGAG GGTACGGTGGATCAGTATTTCTTGCAGCTGTACGTGATGTGGAGGTACCAGAAGATACGCAAGGGCATGGTCGTCGAGGTCATTGAACGCTACCTCCACGACGCCGACAAGATCCTCACCGCAATCACCGTCTTGCT GAACCAGCCCCTGCTGGACTACGACAAGGTGGAGGGGATCGCGGATCAGCTCGAGGGGTGCAGCAGCAGCAGGTGA